TTCTCATATAACTTCTCCATTCCAATCGAGCATTCCGCCAGCAAGATTAGTGGCAGTGAAACCATGTTGAGCTAAGTATAAACACGCATTCATACTTCTTACTCCAGCTCGACAGACAATAATATATTCTTGATCTTTATGAAAATAATTTAATGAATCAGGAATTTGTTGAAGAGGAATATGCTTAGCAGATGGAATCATTCCTTGTGCAACTTCCTCATATTCGCGTACATCTATTATATGTGTACGGACATTATTTTTTAGCATAACTTCTAATTCTGATGCAGTTAATTCTTGCACTTCATACACTGCTAGCCCCCCTTTTTTCTTATGCACTGCCTAATTTTATATCATTTTTTCTTGAAGTCAAGAGATACGTTTATGGGTATTTATCCCGATAAGAATACTTTGTTTTAAGGGGTTTTTAAGACAAAATTAAAAAAGCACCTCTCCATAGAAGCGCTTGAATAGATAAAAAAGAGACTGCTTTTTTAGCAGCCTCTTTCTCATTCTAGTTTGCAACGATATTAACAAGTTTCCCTGGTACCGCTATGACTTTACGAACGGTTTTACCTTCAATCCATTCCTGGATCGTCTCATCTGCCATTGCTAGTTTTTCTAATTCTTCTTTAGAAGCATCTTTAGGGGCATTCACTTTAGAGCGTACTTTCCCCATGACTTGAAGGACAATCTCTACTTCGTCATCGATTAATTTCGCTTCATCGTGTACAGGCCATGCTTCATAGCTAATCGTTCCTTCATGTCCCAGAATGCTCCACAGCTCTTCTGCAAGGTGAGGGGCTACTGGTGATAGCAACTTCATAAACCCTTCAGCATACTGTGCGGGGATTTCGTTAGCTTTATAAGCATCATTAATGAAGACCATCATCTGAGAAATAGCTGTGTTGAAGCGAAGAGCCTCAAAGTTTTCCGTTACCTTTTTCACCGTCTCGTGATAAGAGCGTTCAAGGTCTGTGCTTTGGCTTTCCTTAACAACTTTTTCAGAGAGACGACCATCGTCAGTAGCAAATAAACGGTAGACACGATCCAAGAATCGACGAGCTCCGTCTAATCCATTTGTAGACCAGGCTACAGAGGCTTCAAGAGGTCCCATAAACATTTCATACAGACGTAGTGTGTCCGCGCCATGCGTTTCGACGATATCATCAGGATTTACAACATTCCCTTTAGACTTACTCATCTTTTCATTATTTTCCCCAAGAATCATACCCTGATTGAATAGACGTTGGAATGGTTCTTTTGTCGGTACCACACCAATATCGTAAAGGAATTTGTGCCAGAAACGAGCATATAGAAGGTGAAGAACCGCATGTTCCGCCCCGCCGATATACATATCAACCGGTAACCACTCTTTAAGTTTTTCAGGATCAGCTAGTTGCTCACTGTTATCAGGATCAATATAACGAAGGAAGTACCAGCAACTACCAGCCCACTGAGGCATTGTATTCGTTTCACGACGACCTTTCATGCCTGTATCAGGATCAACTACATTTACCCAATCTTCAATATTGGCAAGAGGGGATTCTCCTGTTCCTGAAGGTTTGATATTTTCCGTTTTCGGTAGTTCTAGTGGAAGATTTTCTACTTTTTCCGCCGTAACTGAACCGTCTTCCCAGTGAATGACAGGGATTGGTTCACCCCAGTAACGTTGGCGACTAAATAACCAGTCTCGAAGGCGATAAGAGGTTTTCTTTTCCCCTTTCCCTTCTGCTTCAAGCCAGTCAATTGCTTTTTGAATGGCTTCTTCCTTATCTAATCCATTCAGAAAGTCTGAGTTGATGTGCTTACCGTCTTCCGTGTAAGCCTCCTCTTCAACATTCCCACCTTCTACTACAGCACGGATTGGAAGATCAAACGTTTTAGCAAATTCATAGTCACGCTCATCATGAGCTGGAACGGCCATAATAGCACCAGATCCATAAGACATTAGCACATAATCCGCTACCCAGATTTGGATGCGTTCTCCATTTACAGGGTTCACGGCATATGCACCTGTGAAGACACCCGTTTTCTCCTTAGCAAGATCTGTACGCTCTAAGTCACTCTTCTTCGTCACTTCATTAAGATAGCTTTGAACTGCTTCTTTCTGTTCAGCCGTAACGATTTGTTCTACAAAAGGATGTTCTGGAGCCAACACCGCATACGTAGCACCGAATAGAGTGTCCGGGCGAGTAGTGAATACAGTGAACGTTTCATCGTGTCCATCCACATCGAAGTGAACGTCCGCTCCTTCTGATTTCCCGATCCAGTTACGTTGCATATCTTTAATGCTTTCAGGCCAGTCAAGCTCTTCAAGATCTTCAAGTAAACGATCGGCATAGGCTGTAATCTTAAGCATCCACTGCTTCATCGGTTTACGAATAACAGGATGCCCGCCACGTTCACTCACGCCGTCTACTACTTCTTCGTTGGCAAGAACGGTCCCAAGTGCAGGACACCAGTTAACAGCCACTTCATCTACGTAAGCTAGGCCTTTTTCATATAGTTTCGTGAAGATCCATTGAGTCCACTTATAGTAATTGGGATCTGTTGTATTTACTTCACGGTCCCAATCATAAGAAAAGCCAAGTGCTTGAATTTGGCGACGGAAGTTATCAATATTCTGCTTGGTAAATACAGCAGGATCATTCCCTGTATCAAGGGCATATTGTTCAGCCGGAAGACCAAATGCGTCCCACCCCATTGGATGAAGAACTTCATATCCTTGCATACGTTTCATACGAGAAACAATATCTGTAGCTGTCATTCCTTCAGGGTGCCCAACGTGCAGACCAGCTCCTGATGGATAAGGGAACATATCTAGTGCATAGAATTTGTCTTTATCACTACTGCTGTCAGCTTTAAAAATTTTCTCCCCAACCCAGTAGTCTTGCCATTTCTTCTCGATCGATTTATGATCGTATGCCATTCCTGTGACCTCCTAGAACTTGTACTGAATAATGTGATTTTCGGTTATAAAAAAATAAACCTCTCGCCCCAAACTCTGGGACGAGAGGTTTACAATACCCGTGGTACCACCCAAATTAGCGCCAACTGACGCTCACTCGAATCCTTAACGCGGAGTACGGCGAACCCTACTCATTCGTTCAGGATCGCAACATCAAAGGGGAGTTCATAAAGGCCAAGGATAGCTTCCACCAACCGCTACCTCTCTACGTTCTTGACACATTTACTACTAGTCCTTATCACAGTTATTCAGACCGTTTGTTATGATAATAAATTGTAAGCAATTCTTCCACCAATGTCAAGGCAGCCTGACTAAACCGCTATATCCCGCTTCTTGAACGAAATGTACGTAAGCACATGGAAGATAATCAAATAACTTATTATGATAAATAATGAAAAGGCAGGCGTAACGTCAAACAGCGGCTGCGTCAGGTGCTGTGCAAATTCATTGTGAGCGAACAAAAGATATTTGGCCCATTCATACCCTTGCAATAAATTCATGGCCGGATAAGTGGCAAATGATAAAAACATACTTAACCCAATTGCGAGTCCATTTGACCTAAAAAGAGTTGCGATCATAAAAGCAACCGTCCCCATTACTACTAAATTCACCATAGAATATACATACGCTTGGAGAACTTCAACAATAGCTGGCCACTCTGACACAGTCTCCCCGTTCCATGTTAAATACGTATAAGAATCAAATGGGAAGAAAAGTCCTGAAACTAGTGCACATACCAATAACAATCCTGTAATCGCTACGGAAAACAGCAGCACAGTCACATATTTACTATAAAGAAGCTTCCCTCGAGTTGCCGGGCGTATGGCTAGAAGTTTAATGGTTCCTTTCGAAAATTCATTCGCAATAATTCCGGAGGCAACAATAATGACGAATAGCACTAAGAAAGAAAAGAATAATACAGAATTGTTAACAGTAGACCAATAAGTCCCCCCTTCAAGCGGGGCTAATTCATGATCGATTCGATACTGCGCTAATTCTATTTGCTCTACAGCATCTTTATACTGATTTGAAGAAGGCGCCACTCCCTCTTTACGTGTTTCGTATGCACTAATCTGTTGTTGAAGTTGCTCTTCCCATGTAGGGGATTGGGCAGGGTTGTCGTTATTGCTATAATCCCACCTTAAGAGTCCAACGATTCCAAACACAGCTACCACCAATATAATGGCCATAATCCACGTACTTTTCCGCTGGAGTAATTTCATCCATTCATTACGAATTAAATTAAAAAAGTTACCCAACCTGCTCACCTCCGGTCACTTTAAGAAACTCATCTTCTAAGGTCGATTTCGTTTTCGCTATGCCATAAACCAGAACCCCTTCTTCTACGAGGGCTTTATTATACTGAGGCACTTCACTCTCGGGGATTGATAATAAAAGAGAACGTTCGTTAACCTCTCCCTCCACATTCTCAAACACTTCCTCGAGGACCTCCTTGGCACGAAGCGGTTGGTCAACCGTAAATGTCCAATTAGACGTGTCCGTTTCCTCTTTTACTGTTCGAACGTCAATCAGTTTACCTTTTTGTATAATTCCTACACGATCACACATAAGCTCAATTTCAGAAAGAAGGTGACTAGACACTAGTATACTAACTCCTTCATCGCGAGCAATTTTCCTTAAATAGGTGCGAAATTCACGAATCCCCGCAGGATCTAAACCATTTGTTGGTTCATCTAGGATTAAGAATTTAGGTTTATGAAGAATCGCTTGCGCTAAGCCCAGGCGCTGTCTCATCCCCAGGGAATACGTCTTCACTTTTTCATGAATACGTGAAGCGAGCCCAACCTGATCAACCACTTCTTGAATTCGATCTTTGGTGACTCCTTTATGCATACGAGAAAAGTGAACCAGATTCTTGTACCCTGACATGTAATTATATAACTCCGGATTCTCAACAATGGCACCGACCTGACTGATTGCTTCCTCATAATCTTCAAGTAAAGAAGTTCCTCCGATTACGACATTTCCGCCAGTCGGCTTCATAAGACCTACCATCATCCGGATGGTGGTGGTTTTACCAGCGCCGTTAGGACCTAGAAAACCAAATACTTCACCTTCATACAGATCAAGGTCTAAATTATGAATGATGGTCTTATTTTTAATATCTTTTCGCAAGCCCTTTAATTGCACCACAGAATCAGCCATCGATGTGCCCTCCTTCGTATAAATGTTCCATCCATCCCACAATGTCTCTTCCATTTGATCGAATATCGTCCACTAGTTCATGTCCAAGTACTTGGCCCTCTCTAATCACAAGAACTTCGTCTAGAACAGGTTCAATTTCTCTGATTTCATGAGTTGTAATAATCAAGGATTGTGCGTCAAGGTCCACAAAGCGGATCAAGCCTTTTACAATCGCATTCCTTACCATAGGATCTAAGCCAGAGAAAGGTTCATCCAATAAGATATAAGGAACTTTACGTGCCAAGGTAATCGTCATCTTTAAGCGTCCTTTATTCCCTTTGGATAACGTCTTTACCTTTTGGTCCTTCCTTAACTTCATAAATGACAGGATTTCTTCTGCTTTCTCTCGGTCTAAATCATTAAATTGAGAAGCAAAATAGTCAACCGCTTCTCCTACTGTAAAGAATGGATAGACATGATCAAGCTCTGACATATAGGCGACCATACGACTAATGCCTCGGTCCACTTTTTGGTCATCCACTGTAACCTCGCCACTTGTCGGGCGGAGTAAACCAGCTATAAGTTTCAGAGTGGTCGACTTCCCACTTCCATTCTCACCGACTACTCCTATCACCTTGCCCTTCTCTAAGTTAAACGTCACGTCACGGAGCGCTTTATGTTTTATATACCGCTTTGATACATGTTGAAATGAGATCATTTAATTTCCCTCCCCTTTCGCCTTCGCTTGAAGACCTTGTATCATTTCGTTTTCTGAAAAACCTAGTTGCTTCATTTCTGTTATGAACCGATCGATTTGACGTTCTTTCAGCTCTTCACGCAGCTGATTTAGACGCTTCTGATCCTCTGTTACAAATGTTCCTTGCCCTCTTCTTGACTCCACAATCGTTAATTGTTCCAACTCCCGGTATACGCGCGATACCGTGTTCGGATTAACCCCCGTATCAACCGCATATTCTCGAACAGAAGGTAATTTGTCCCCAGGCATACGATCTCCCCTTACGATTTCATTTGATAAGCGATCCATAAGTTGCTGATAAATTGGTCTGTCTTGTTGAAAATCAATCGGCATCGGTTACACCTCAACTTTTCGATCAAGAATATATGCAGCGACAAAGTAATAGAAAACGCTGAACAATATATTCACTATGTTTTCTCCGTAACTAAAAGGAACTGTTTCTAATTCATTGACGTTATAATTGTTATTGAAAAAATCATATATAGAAGGGAAGAGCTGACTTGGATCAACTTTGACTTCTGTCCAGGAATTGAACGTCATCATTAATCCCGAATCCAAAATCCAAGACTCCACCAACATAAGTCCAATAGCTAAAATCAAGACAAGGAGGAGTCCCCATTTCCCTGTATATTGATTCACCAACCGATACACGGACCAAAGCAGCAAAACAAAAACCCCTAATACTACAGCTTGATAAAAGATGTACCCATTAGCGATCAAAGCACCTTTTACCAAATCGCTAAAGATGAAACTCAATTCCCCAGAAGAGAAGAAGAGAAAAAGTAAAAGAGCGCTAAAAATAATCATGGACACTACCATAAACAAAGCCCCATTTAAGAACTTAGCTCCGAGCATCTTGTGAATTGATTGAGGAGAATGAAGCCAAATGTGTAGGTTTGACCCTTCTTTATTTAACGAAAACAATAAGTAACCAGCCAGATAAAAGATATGCAATGTAAGGATAATGACAAGCGGAATACTAATGAACGGCTCCTGACCTTTTGCTTTGAGCCACAAATAGACTACGGCCGTGATCAATACTCCTAGTGAAATTAACAGAGTATGAAACAGCCAAGATAATTTCCACTCCTTTTTCCAAAGCCCTTGAAATGCAGTCATAGTTAACTTCCTCTCATTATGAATTAGTGTACTAGTTGAATAGTACACTAATTCATAATGACCCGTCAATCCTTTTTTGGAAACTTTTTGAATAAAAAAGATCCTGCACTCATGTGCAGGATCCTTGACCTATTGCTGTTTGTATTCCCCTAAATCTTCATGATCTAAGATCATATCATTTAATACTTGTGTAACTTGCAGATGCAAACGGTGAAGTTGATCTTTTTGCTGATGGTTCGCACTATGCATCAGCTTTTGAATTTCAGTTTCTGCTTCTTCTAAGCCAAGTTGCACCTGGCTATATTCGTCACTTGGTTGATAACCGACTTGGTTTGCTTGTTCTAATTGTTCTCTGGCAGCTTCCATTTTTCTCTTTGCCACTTCTACCATATTTTCTATGGAATCACGTGTCGCCATCATCATCACCTCATTCCTATATTGTGCAAGAGGGCTATTCCTATGCATTTCAATTCGCTTTTGCTATTTATATATACGTGCTACAATTCATGATAGGAAAAGCTTCGAAGAACATCAGAAGAAGGAGATCTTATGTATGTTGTACCGTATTTTAGATTATGCTCATTACTTGTTAGAACAATCAATCGAGCCCGGCGAAACCGCTCTTGATGGTACAGCCGGAAATGGACACGATACTGTCTTTTTAAGCAAGCTGGTTGGTGAAAAAGGGAATGTGCTGTCATTTGACATCCAGGAACAAGCCATAGAATCCACTCATGACCGCTTAGTGGAACACAATATTTACAACGTTAATCTTATTATGGATAACCATGCTCATTTTAAGAAGTATATAGACGAAGACGCCGTCCTAGGTGGGGCAATTTTCAACCTTGGTTATCTACCCGGGAGTGATAAATCAGTCGTAACTGAAGCTGTTTCCACTCTTGAGGCCGTCCAAGGGATTCTTGAAAGACTCAAAAAGAAAGGGATATTAGTACTTGTCGTCTACCACGGGCATGAAGGTGGACAACAGGAAAAAGAAGCTCTTCTTAAATCCCTCTCAAAATTAGACCAAAAACAATACAATGTCCTGCGGTACGGATTTTTAAATCAAGTCAATACGCCGCCATTCATTCTGGCCATCGAGAAAAAATAAAACACAAAAGCGTGCCAGACACCCTTTAGTAAGGTAAAGGGTGTCTGGCACGCTTTATTATAGTAAAGCAAAAATAAAAACCGGCTCTTATGCGAGACCGGGCTTTATTTTGTGATAGAGCTTAGAATTCATATAGAA
The nucleotide sequence above comes from Pontibacillus chungwhensis. Encoded proteins:
- a CDS encoding rhodanese-like domain-containing protein, with product MYEVQELTASELEVMLKNNVRTHIIDVREYEEVAQGMIPSAKHIPLQQIPDSLNYFHKDQEYIIVCRAGVRSMNACLYLAQHGFTATNLAGGMLDWNGEVI
- the leuS gene encoding leucine--tRNA ligase — translated: MAYDHKSIEKKWQDYWVGEKIFKADSSSDKDKFYALDMFPYPSGAGLHVGHPEGMTATDIVSRMKRMQGYEVLHPMGWDAFGLPAEQYALDTGNDPAVFTKQNIDNFRRQIQALGFSYDWDREVNTTDPNYYKWTQWIFTKLYEKGLAYVDEVAVNWCPALGTVLANEEVVDGVSERGGHPVIRKPMKQWMLKITAYADRLLEDLEELDWPESIKDMQRNWIGKSEGADVHFDVDGHDETFTVFTTRPDTLFGATYAVLAPEHPFVEQIVTAEQKEAVQSYLNEVTKKSDLERTDLAKEKTGVFTGAYAVNPVNGERIQIWVADYVLMSYGSGAIMAVPAHDERDYEFAKTFDLPIRAVVEGGNVEEEAYTEDGKHINSDFLNGLDKEEAIQKAIDWLEAEGKGEKKTSYRLRDWLFSRQRYWGEPIPVIHWEDGSVTAEKVENLPLELPKTENIKPSGTGESPLANIEDWVNVVDPDTGMKGRRETNTMPQWAGSCWYFLRYIDPDNSEQLADPEKLKEWLPVDMYIGGAEHAVLHLLYARFWHKFLYDIGVVPTKEPFQRLFNQGMILGENNEKMSKSKGNVVNPDDIVETHGADTLRLYEMFMGPLEASVAWSTNGLDGARRFLDRVYRLFATDDGRLSEKVVKESQSTDLERSYHETVKKVTENFEALRFNTAISQMMVFINDAYKANEIPAQYAEGFMKLLSPVAPHLAEELWSILGHEGTISYEAWPVHDEAKLIDDEVEIVLQVMGKVRSKVNAPKDASKEELEKLAMADETIQEWIEGKTVRKVIAVPGKLVNIVAN
- a CDS encoding DUF2705 family protein is translated as MGNFFNLIRNEWMKLLQRKSTWIMAIILVVAVFGIVGLLRWDYSNNDNPAQSPTWEEQLQQQISAYETRKEGVAPSSNQYKDAVEQIELAQYRIDHELAPLEGGTYWSTVNNSVLFFSFLVLFVIIVASGIIANEFSKGTIKLLAIRPATRGKLLYSKYVTVLLFSVAITGLLLVCALVSGLFFPFDSYTYLTWNGETVSEWPAIVEVLQAYVYSMVNLVVMGTVAFMIATLFRSNGLAIGLSMFLSFATYPAMNLLQGYEWAKYLLFAHNEFAQHLTQPLFDVTPAFSLFIIISYLIIFHVLTYISFKKRDIAV
- a CDS encoding ABC transporter ATP-binding protein; this encodes MADSVVQLKGLRKDIKNKTIIHNLDLDLYEGEVFGFLGPNGAGKTTTIRMMVGLMKPTGGNVVIGGTSLLEDYEEAISQVGAIVENPELYNYMSGYKNLVHFSRMHKGVTKDRIQEVVDQVGLASRIHEKVKTYSLGMRQRLGLAQAILHKPKFLILDEPTNGLDPAGIREFRTYLRKIARDEGVSILVSSHLLSEIELMCDRVGIIQKGKLIDVRTVKEETDTSNWTFTVDQPLRAKEVLEEVFENVEGEVNERSLLLSIPESEVPQYNKALVEEGVLVYGIAKTKSTLEDEFLKVTGGEQVG
- a CDS encoding ABC transporter ATP-binding protein, with the protein product MISFQHVSKRYIKHKALRDVTFNLEKGKVIGVVGENGSGKSTTLKLIAGLLRPTSGEVTVDDQKVDRGISRMVAYMSELDHVYPFFTVGEAVDYFASQFNDLDREKAEEILSFMKLRKDQKVKTLSKGNKGRLKMTITLARKVPYILLDEPFSGLDPMVRNAIVKGLIRFVDLDAQSLIITTHEIREIEPVLDEVLVIREGQVLGHELVDDIRSNGRDIVGWMEHLYEGGHIDG
- a CDS encoding GntR family transcriptional regulator: MPIDFQQDRPIYQQLMDRLSNEIVRGDRMPGDKLPSVREYAVDTGVNPNTVSRVYRELEQLTIVESRRGQGTFVTEDQKRLNQLREELKERQIDRFITEMKQLGFSENEMIQGLQAKAKGEGN
- a CDS encoding DUF2524 family protein, which codes for MMMATRDSIENMVEVAKRKMEAAREQLEQANQVGYQPSDEYSQVQLGLEEAETEIQKLMHSANHQQKDQLHRLHLQVTQVLNDMILDHEDLGEYKQQ
- a CDS encoding tRNA (mnm(5)s(2)U34)-methyltransferase, translating into MLYRILDYAHYLLEQSIEPGETALDGTAGNGHDTVFLSKLVGEKGNVLSFDIQEQAIESTHDRLVEHNIYNVNLIMDNHAHFKKYIDEDAVLGGAIFNLGYLPGSDKSVVTEAVSTLEAVQGILERLKKKGILVLVVYHGHEGGQQEKEALLKSLSKLDQKQYNVLRYGFLNQVNTPPFILAIEKK